In one window of Ruminococcus hominis DNA:
- the recG gene encoding ATP-dependent DNA helicase RecG produces MNETARISTLKGIGEKTEKIFQKAGIYTIGDLIRYFPRGYDVYEEPVPISELEEGKTMTVTGSIYGRIQVGGSPKMQITTVYLKDISGTLKVIWFRMPFLRNTLAKAGAITLRGRVIRKKEGLVMEHPEVFCPASKYDLKQDTLQPIYPLVTGLTNHAVMKAVRQVLEECDVGEGILPKDMVREYQLSDYRRAIYGIHFPKDKEEFYHARKRLVFEEFMLFILSLRMLKESEERVLNPYCFRKQPQIEKFLNSLPFELTDAQKTVWREIKNDMAGIHVMSRLVQGDVGSGKTIVALLAMMYTGLNGYQAAMMAPTEVLARQHFENINHMLQEYEISLKVGLLTGSMTARQKRIVYEAVEAGEIQLVIGTHALIQEKVIYKNLALVVTDEQHRFGVKQRESLANKGVSPHILVMSATPIPRTLAIIVYGDLDISVINELPKNRLPIKNCVVDTGYRNTAYRFIKNQIAQGRQCYVICPMVEESETLEVENVTDYTENLQEIMGVNIKVQCLHGKMKQSQKDEIMEAFSKNEIQVLVSTTVIEVGIDVPNSTVMLIENAERFGLAQLHQLRGRVGRGKYQSYCIFMSASKSKETKERLDILNESNDGFFIASEDLRLRGPGDLFGIRQSGILDFKLGDVFQDSQVLQQASEVANLILEEDPQLEKEKYESLKQQVQKIIQGGMLETTL; encoded by the coding sequence ATGAACGAGACAGCAAGGATCAGTACCCTGAAAGGAATTGGAGAGAAGACAGAAAAGATATTTCAAAAAGCAGGAATCTATACAATTGGAGATTTGATCAGATATTTCCCGAGAGGTTATGATGTGTATGAAGAGCCTGTGCCAATCAGTGAATTAGAAGAAGGAAAAACAATGACTGTTACCGGGAGTATTTATGGGAGAATCCAGGTTGGCGGAAGTCCTAAGATGCAGATTACAACAGTATATTTAAAAGATATTTCAGGAACACTAAAGGTTATATGGTTTCGCATGCCGTTTTTGCGAAATACATTGGCAAAAGCAGGGGCAATCACACTTCGAGGGCGTGTTATCCGAAAAAAAGAAGGGCTTGTAATGGAACATCCGGAAGTGTTTTGCCCTGCATCCAAATACGATCTGAAACAAGATACGCTTCAGCCGATTTATCCATTAGTTACCGGGCTTACCAATCACGCAGTGATGAAAGCAGTCAGGCAGGTGTTGGAAGAGTGTGATGTGGGAGAGGGAATCTTGCCAAAAGATATGGTGAGGGAATATCAGCTTTCTGATTATCGCCGGGCAATTTATGGAATTCATTTTCCAAAAGATAAAGAAGAATTTTATCATGCGAGAAAACGACTTGTCTTTGAGGAATTTATGTTGTTTATTCTTTCACTTCGTATGCTGAAAGAAAGCGAGGAACGTGTTTTAAATCCGTATTGTTTTCGCAAGCAACCGCAAATTGAGAAATTTTTAAACAGTCTGCCATTTGAACTTACGGATGCGCAAAAAACAGTCTGGAGAGAAATAAAAAATGATATGGCAGGAATCCATGTGATGTCGAGACTTGTGCAAGGGGATGTAGGTTCTGGAAAAACGATTGTTGCATTGCTTGCAATGATGTATACAGGACTAAATGGATATCAGGCTGCGATGATGGCACCAACAGAGGTTTTGGCAAGACAACATTTTGAAAACATCAATCATATGTTGCAGGAATATGAGATTTCATTGAAAGTGGGACTTTTGACGGGCTCTATGACAGCCAGACAAAAAAGAATTGTTTATGAAGCAGTTGAAGCAGGTGAAATTCAGTTGGTTATAGGCACACATGCATTAATCCAGGAAAAGGTGATTTACAAAAATCTGGCTCTGGTCGTGACAGATGAACAGCATCGTTTTGGAGTAAAACAGCGTGAAAGTTTGGCAAATAAAGGTGTAAGTCCACATATTCTTGTGATGAGTGCGACACCGATTCCAAGAACTCTGGCAATTATAGTGTATGGGGATTTAGATATTTCTGTAATAAACGAGCTCCCGAAAAATAGACTTCCGATAAAAAATTGTGTCGTTGATACGGGCTATCGCAATACAGCATATCGGTTTATAAAAAATCAGATAGCACAGGGAAGACAATGTTATGTGATTTGTCCTATGGTTGAAGAAAGTGAGACACTTGAAGTAGAAAATGTTACAGATTATACGGAAAATTTGCAGGAAATAATGGGTGTGAACATTAAGGTACAATGCCTTCATGGTAAAATGAAGCAGTCTCAGAAAGACGAGATTATGGAAGCATTTTCAAAAAATGAAATTCAAGTATTAGTCTCAACAACTGTAATTGAAGTCGGAATTGATGTGCCGAATTCGACAGTCATGCTGATTGAAAATGCAGAACGATTTGGACTTGCACAGTTACATCAGTTGCGCGGGCGAGTCGGAAGAGGAAAGTATCAATCATATTGTATTTTTATGAGTGCGTCAAAATCCAAAGAGACAAAAGAACGCTTGGATATTTTGAATGAATCAAATGATGGATTTTTTATAGCGAGTGAAGACTTGAGGCTTAGAGGTCCCGGAGATTTATTCGGAATCAGGCAGAGTGGTATTCTTGATTTTAAGCTTGGGGATGTCTTTCAGGACTCACAGGTGCTTCAACAGGCAAGTGAAGTTGCAAATCTGATTCTGGAAGAAGATCCACAACTTGAAAAAGAAAAATATGAATCTTTAAAACAACAAGTTCAAAAAATCATTCAGGGAGGAATGCTTGAGACAACATTGTAA
- a CDS encoding YgiQ family radical SAM protein, protein MFLPISKEDMKRRGWKQVDFVYVIGDAYVDHPSFGHAIISRILESRGYKVGIISQPDWKDKNSVTIFGEPRLGFLVSAGNMDSMVNHYSVSKKRRPSDAYTPGGVMGKRPDYAAVVYGNLIRQTYKNTPIILGGIEASLRRLAHYDYWSDKVKRSVLLDSGADMISYGMGERSIVEIADALNAGIEIQDLTYLDGTVVKVKDLDSIYDAEILPSFEEIKESKETYARSFYKQYCNTDPFSGKRLVEPYNEHLYVVQNPPAKPLTQMEMDDVYALPYMRTFHPSYKKDGGIPAAKEIQFSLISNRGCFGGCSFCALTFHQGRIIQTRSKESLVQEAKLCIQEPEFKGYIHDVGGPTANFRQPACKKQLKYGACTNKQCLFPEPCKNLVADHKEYIDILRTLRSLPKVKKVFIRSGIRFDYLLADKDPTFLKELCEYHVSGQLKVAPEHVSDAVLQKMGKPKNSVYETFTKKFYKMNEQLEKKQYLVPYLMSSHPGSTLKEAVELAEYCRDLGYMPEQVQDFYPTPSTISTCMYYTGLDPRTMEAVYVPKNPHEKAMQRALIQYRNPANYNLVKEALVKAGRTDLIGFDEQCLIRPRQFAKEKQDAAPKRKGTNVQKKKAGTRVNSKNRVDTKNNRVRSGKRNKTEKRR, encoded by the coding sequence ATGTTTTTACCAATAAGTAAAGAAGATATGAAGAGGAGAGGATGGAAGCAGGTAGACTTCGTATATGTAATTGGAGATGCCTATGTGGACCATCCTTCTTTTGGTCATGCAATTATAAGCAGAATATTGGAATCCAGGGGATATAAAGTGGGGATTATATCACAACCAGACTGGAAAGATAAAAATAGTGTAACGATTTTTGGAGAACCAAGACTTGGTTTCCTCGTATCGGCAGGAAATATGGATTCTATGGTAAACCATTATTCTGTTTCGAAAAAAAGAAGACCATCCGATGCGTATACACCAGGAGGGGTGATGGGAAAGCGACCAGACTATGCGGCGGTTGTATATGGTAATCTAATTCGTCAGACTTATAAGAATACACCAATCATTCTTGGCGGAATCGAGGCAAGTTTACGCCGATTGGCACATTATGATTATTGGTCAGATAAAGTAAAGCGTTCTGTTCTGCTGGATTCAGGGGCAGATATGATTTCTTATGGAATGGGTGAGCGCTCTATTGTAGAGATTGCAGATGCATTGAATGCAGGAATTGAAATACAGGATCTTACGTATTTAGATGGAACTGTTGTAAAAGTGAAAGATCTCGATTCTATATATGATGCCGAGATTTTACCTAGTTTTGAAGAAATAAAGGAAAGCAAAGAAACTTATGCCAGAAGTTTCTATAAGCAATATTGTAATACAGATCCTTTCTCTGGGAAAAGATTGGTTGAACCATATAACGAACATTTATATGTGGTGCAGAATCCACCGGCAAAACCACTTACACAGATGGAAATGGATGATGTGTATGCACTGCCTTATATGAGAACCTTTCATCCGTCCTATAAAAAAGATGGTGGGATTCCGGCAGCAAAGGAGATACAATTTAGTCTGATCAGTAACAGAGGGTGTTTTGGAGGATGCAGCTTCTGTGCATTGACCTTTCATCAGGGGCGTATTATTCAGACTCGTAGTAAAGAATCGCTGGTCCAGGAGGCAAAATTATGTATTCAGGAGCCAGAATTTAAAGGATATATTCACGATGTGGGAGGACCAACAGCGAATTTTAGACAACCTGCATGTAAAAAGCAATTAAAATATGGGGCATGTACAAATAAGCAATGTTTGTTTCCAGAACCATGTAAGAATTTAGTTGCAGATCATAAAGAATATATTGATATATTGCGTACATTGAGAAGTCTGCCAAAAGTGAAAAAGGTATTTATCCGTTCAGGTATTCGATTTGATTATTTGCTTGCGGATAAAGATCCGACATTTTTAAAAGAACTCTGCGAATATCATGTCAGCGGACAACTAAAAGTTGCTCCGGAGCATGTTTCAGATGCAGTATTGCAGAAGATGGGAAAACCGAAAAATTCAGTGTATGAGACATTTACAAAGAAATTTTATAAGATGAATGAACAGCTTGAAAAAAAACAATATCTCGTACCATATTTGATGTCTTCACACCCGGGTTCGACACTGAAAGAAGCGGTGGAACTTGCTGAGTATTGCAGAGATTTAGGCTATATGCCGGAACAGGTACAGGATTTTTATCCAACTCCATCAACAATATCTACATGTATGTATTATACAGGATTGGATCCAAGAACAATGGAAGCGGTTTATGTACCAAAGAATCCGCATGAAAAAGCAATGCAAAGAGCACTCATACAATATCGTAATCCGGCAAATTATAATCTTGTAAAAGAGGCACTAGTTAAGGCGGGTAGAACAGATCTGATTGGATTTGACGAACAGTGTCTGATACGGCCTAGACAATTTGCAAAAGAAAAGCAGGATGCGGCGCCAAAACGTAAAGGCACAAATGTACAAAAGAAAAAAGCAGGGACTCGTGTAAATTCAAAAAACAGAGTAGATACTAAAAACAACAGAGTACGCTCTGGAAAGCGGAACAAAACAGAGAAGAGACGATAG
- the coaD gene encoding pantetheine-phosphate adenylyltransferase: MLRAIYPGSFDPVTNGHLDVIRRSSKMVDELIVGVLNNNAKMPLFSVEERVRMLKEVTKDIPNVRIYPFDGLLIDFAAKMEAGVVIRGLRAITDFEYELQMSQTNHKLNPDVETIFLTTSIEYSYLSSTTVKEIASYGGDITQFVPEAVVGKLEQKMKEKRRV, from the coding sequence ATGTTAAGAGCAATATATCCGGGAAGCTTTGATCCGGTTACAAATGGACATCTGGACGTGATCAGAAGATCTAGTAAAATGGTTGACGAATTGATTGTCGGAGTGCTGAATAATAATGCTAAAATGCCGTTGTTTTCTGTCGAAGAACGTGTTAGAATGTTAAAGGAAGTGACAAAAGATATACCAAATGTTCGGATTTATCCTTTTGATGGCTTGTTGATTGATTTTGCTGCCAAGATGGAGGCAGGGGTTGTAATTCGTGGCTTGCGTGCAATCACAGATTTTGAATATGAGTTACAGATGTCCCAGACGAATCACAAACTGAATCCGGACGTTGAGACCATATTTTTGACGACTAGTATAGAATATTCATATTTAAGTTCTACAACTGTAAAAGAAATTGCTTCTTATGGTGGAGATATTACACAGTTTGTGCCGGAAGCGGTAGTTGGAAAGCTTGAACAGAAGATGAAAGAAAAAAGGAGAGTATAA
- the rsmD gene encoding 16S rRNA (guanine(966)-N(2))-methyltransferase RsmD — protein sequence MRVIAGSAKRLQLKTLDGMETRPTTDRIKETLFNMISPYIYDSIFLDLFSGSGGIGIEALSRGAKEAVFVEKNPRAMECIKENLKYTKLDKKAMTMTKDVMTALYQLEGEKTFDYIFMDPPYNQELEKMVLSYLSKSELVYEDTVIIVEASLDTEFSYLEQMGFRMIKTKEYKTNKHVFIEKEGKQEIC from the coding sequence ATGAGAGTAATAGCAGGAAGTGCAAAACGATTACAATTAAAAACACTGGATGGGATGGAGACGAGACCGACGACGGATCGAATTAAAGAAACATTGTTTAATATGATATCCCCATATATTTATGATAGCATATTTTTAGATTTGTTCAGTGGAAGTGGAGGAATCGGGATAGAGGCGCTTAGCAGAGGTGCGAAAGAAGCGGTATTTGTGGAAAAGAATCCTCGTGCGATGGAATGTATTAAAGAAAATTTAAAATATACAAAATTAGATAAGAAAGCGATGACTATGACAAAGGATGTCATGACAGCGTTGTATCAATTGGAAGGTGAAAAAACTTTCGATTATATTTTCATGGATCCACCATATAATCAGGAACTGGAGAAGATGGTGCTATCTTATTTATCGAAATCAGAACTGGTTTATGAAGATACCGTAATTATCGTAGAAGCTTCATTAGATACAGAGTTTTCTTATCTGGAACAGATGGGATTTCGAATGATTAAAACAAAAGAATATAAAACAAACAAACATGTCTTTATAGAAAAAGAGGGGAAACAAGAAATATGTTAA
- a CDS encoding transporter, which produces MQKTFLGISSVILFISMLIFPKAVLLGASNGLLLWFHIIIPTLFPFLLLSTFLLSTKNICYITNMFGSFISYIFGVSKPSSYCILVGFLCGYPLGAKTVADFVRDGLISQEEGRYLLSFCNNTSPSFIMNYLVLKTLNKEKLLLPTLFILFFSSYLISIFERKRYHFTPLNRHFSFHKPVWSIEAFDLAVLDSFESLVKIGGYIIFFSVLLTLCQQIPFRSPIFQIIFSSLEITNGLKLLANLPFSFQTRYILCVGLTAFGGFCSVAQTNCMLHDTGLSICSYTKQKLAAAVTASILCMLYCKI; this is translated from the coding sequence ATGCAAAAAACTTTTCTTGGTATTTCCAGTGTTATCTTGTTTATATCTATGCTTATTTTTCCAAAAGCAGTTTTACTTGGAGCCTCAAACGGACTCTTGCTCTGGTTTCATATTATTATTCCTACTTTGTTTCCGTTTCTCTTATTAAGCACTTTTCTTTTATCTACCAAAAATATCTGCTACATTACAAACATGTTTGGCAGTTTTATTTCTTATATATTCGGTGTATCCAAACCTTCCAGTTATTGTATTCTGGTTGGATTTTTGTGTGGTTATCCTCTCGGTGCGAAAACAGTTGCGGACTTTGTACGTGATGGGCTCATCTCACAAGAAGAAGGGCGTTATTTGTTGTCTTTCTGTAACAATACAAGCCCTTCTTTTATTATGAATTATCTTGTACTTAAAACATTAAACAAAGAAAAACTTTTGCTCCCTACTCTCTTTATTTTATTTTTCTCATCATACCTTATCAGTATTTTCGAACGTAAACGCTATCATTTTACACCTTTAAATAGGCATTTTTCATTCCACAAACCTGTCTGGTCTATAGAGGCCTTTGACCTTGCAGTTCTTGATAGCTTTGAATCACTTGTAAAAATAGGCGGATATATCATATTTTTTTCTGTCTTGCTAACACTTTGTCAGCAGATTCCATTCCGTTCCCCTATTTTCCAGATAATCTTTTCTTCTCTTGAAATTACAAACGGACTCAAACTTCTTGCGAATCTTCCGTTTTCATTCCAGACACGATATATTCTATGTGTAGGACTTACAGCCTTTGGCGGTTTCTGCTCTGTTGCCCAAACTAACTGTATGCTTCATGATACCGGTCTGTCCATATGTTCCTATACAAAACAAAAACTGGCAGCCGCAGTGACCGCCAGTATTCTATGTATGCTTTATTGTAAAATTTAA
- a CDS encoding SDR family NAD(P)-dependent oxidoreductase — protein sequence MKIAIVTGASSGMGREFAKQITHFYKNLDEIWVIARRKERLEELEKTLLVPVRIFCGDLLHPPVYHELRVALEEEKPDIRMLVNAAGFGKSGLAEDILKEDQKVQLKMIDLNCIALSRMTFLCLEYMKEGSRIINLASAAAFCPQPEFVVYAATKSYVLSFSRGLNRELRPRNIYVTAVCPGPVDTEFFKVSGELENVLKKLTLVKASNVVKKALQDSRKKKEVSVYGIAMKCAWAGTKVIPHSVILKAMTRKK from the coding sequence ATGAAAATAGCAATCGTTACAGGAGCTTCTTCTGGAATGGGAAGAGAATTTGCAAAACAAATTACACATTTCTATAAAAATTTAGATGAAATCTGGGTAATTGCCAGACGAAAAGAACGGCTGGAAGAATTAGAAAAAACATTGCTGGTACCAGTGAGAATATTTTGTGGGGATTTGCTTCATCCTCCGGTTTATCATGAATTAAGGGTAGCGTTAGAGGAAGAAAAGCCAGATATACGTATGCTGGTAAATGCGGCCGGATTCGGGAAAAGTGGGCTGGCAGAAGATATTTTAAAGGAAGATCAAAAAGTGCAATTAAAGATGATCGACCTGAATTGTATTGCGTTATCAAGAATGACATTTTTGTGTCTGGAATATATGAAAGAAGGAAGCAGGATTATTAACCTGGCTTCTGCGGCAGCGTTTTGTCCACAACCAGAGTTTGTTGTGTATGCTGCTACAAAATCCTATGTTTTGAGTTTTTCGAGAGGATTAAACCGAGAGCTGAGACCACGCAATATTTATGTAACGGCAGTATGTCCCGGACCTGTAGATACAGAGTTTTTTAAAGTATCAGGTGAACTGGAAAATGTGTTGAAAAAATTAACCCTTGTAAAAGCTTCAAATGTAGTCAAAAAAGCACTGCAGGATTCAAGAAAGAAAAAAGAAGTTTCAGTTTATGGAATAGCAATGAAATGTGCCTGGGCAGGGACAAAAGTGATTCCACATTCTGTGATATTAAAAGCAATGACGAGAAAGAAGTAA
- a CDS encoding Holliday junction resolvase RecU — protein MGTWNSRGLRGSTLEDLINRTNEQYEELGLALIQKIPTPITPVQMDKEHRHITLAYFDKISTVDYIGAVQGIPICFDAKECSADTFPLQNVHEHQISFMEKYEKQGGISFLIIYYTTKDVLYYMRFEEIKKFWERAMHGGRKSFRFDELDSQYIIQQKNRAFIPYLNYVQKDLDTRD, from the coding sequence ATGGGAACATGGAATTCCAGAGGACTTAGAGGATCTACACTGGAGGATTTGATAAACCGGACCAATGAGCAGTATGAAGAATTGGGACTTGCATTGATCCAGAAGATTCCGACACCAATTACTCCGGTACAGATGGATAAAGAACATCGGCATATCACACTGGCATATTTTGATAAAATCAGTACAGTAGATTATATCGGTGCAGTGCAGGGGATTCCCATCTGTTTTGATGCAAAAGAATGTAGTGCGGATACATTTCCGCTGCAGAATGTACACGAACATCAGATTTCTTTTATGGAAAAATATGAAAAGCAGGGAGGAATTTCATTTCTAATCATATATTATACGACGAAAGATGTGCTGTATTATATGAGATTTGAAGAAATAAAAAAGTTTTGGGAGCGTGCAATGCATGGGGGACGAAAGAGCTTCCGGTTTGATGAGCTGGATTCCCAATATATTATTCAACAGAAAAACAGGGCGTTTATTCCGTATTTAAATTATGTTCAAAAGGATTTAGATACAAGGGATTGA
- a CDS encoding alpha/beta-type small acid-soluble spore protein, whose amino-acid sequence MANRSSNRAAVPEAKGALDKFKYEVASELGVPLSDGYNGDLTSKQNGSVGGYMVKKMIEQQEKQMAGK is encoded by the coding sequence ATGGCAAATCGTTCATCAAACAGAGCAGCTGTGCCAGAAGCGAAAGGTGCATTAGACAAATTTAAATATGAGGTAGCAAGTGAACTTGGAGTTCCGTTGTCAGATGGATACAACGGGGATCTGACATCAAAACAGAATGGTTCTGTTGGCGGTTATATGGTTAAAAAGATGATCGAGCAGCAGGAAAAACAGATGGCAGGTAAATAA
- a CDS encoding pseudouridine synthase, translated as MKIRLDKYLADMGKGTRSEVKKAISKGLVRVNNVIVKKPETKLDTDSDHVLFDGVLVGYAQHEYYMLNKPAGVISATEDKREKTVIDLIIERKRKDLFPVGRLDRDTEGLLLISNDGELAHRLLSPSKHVDKVYYAKIDGEVTIEDVEAFQQGVDIGEEKLTRPAKLRVLKSGTQSEIELTICEGKFHQVKRMFQAVGKEVVYLKRLQMGTLILDESLKPGEYRELTEQEIADLCFYQ; from the coding sequence ATGAAAATTAGATTGGATAAGTATCTTGCTGATATGGGGAAAGGTACACGAAGTGAAGTGAAGAAAGCAATCAGTAAAGGACTTGTCCGGGTGAATAATGTGATTGTCAAGAAACCGGAAACAAAGTTGGATACAGATTCAGACCATGTTTTGTTTGATGGAGTTTTGGTGGGTTATGCACAGCATGAATATTATATGTTGAATAAACCGGCCGGTGTGATTTCAGCAACGGAAGATAAACGTGAAAAAACAGTAATAGATTTAATTATAGAAAGGAAGAGAAAAGATCTTTTCCCTGTCGGAAGACTTGATCGAGATACAGAAGGATTGTTGCTTATTTCAAATGATGGTGAACTTGCACATAGACTTTTGTCACCATCAAAGCATGTGGATAAAGTGTATTATGCAAAAATTGATGGGGAGGTAACAATTGAAGATGTAGAGGCATTTCAACAAGGGGTTGACATAGGGGAAGAAAAATTGACTCGTCCTGCAAAGCTTCGGGTTTTAAAATCAGGAACACAGTCAGAAATAGAGCTTACGATATGTGAAGGTAAGTTTCATCAAGTAAAGAGAATGTTTCAAGCAGTAGGAAAAGAAGTAGTATATTTGAAACGTCTTCAGATGGGAACATTGATTTTAGACGAATCATTGAAGCCAGGAGAATATCGTGAATTGACAGAACAGGAGATTGCAGATTTATGTTTTTACCAATAA
- a CDS encoding RsmF rRNA methyltransferase first C-terminal domain-containing protein, producing the protein MIKLPEKFENKMKELLQDEYDNYLQCYDEPRYYGLRVNTNKISVEDFLKIAPWSLTPVPWIPNGFYYDGDKIQPSKHPYYFAGLYYLQEPSAMTPASRIPVEPGERVLDVCAAPGGKATELGAKLKGEGVLIANDISNSRARGLLKNLELFGIGNMMVISEEPGKLVEYFPEYFDKILIDAPCSGEGMFRKDKKMVKAWEEHGPEFFSKLQRSIITQAAAMLKPGGMILYSTCTFDPLENEKTVEYLLETCPEFKICEMEGYEGFCEGIPKYVENHSEEYRKTVRIFPHKMQGEGHYLALVKKGDDNVEGKNEKPAKPKEGVKKLPEELEQFLKELSWDIDKSRLDIREERVYYMPENLPMLKGVRFLRSGLLLGEVKKNRFEPSQALAMCLKKEEYPRILDLPVSDDRVIKYLKGETLDVEDITSRKEKGWYLVCVDGYPLGFGKLANQTLKNKYLPGWRWMS; encoded by the coding sequence ATGATAAAATTACCGGAAAAATTTGAGAATAAAATGAAAGAATTACTGCAGGATGAATATGACAATTATTTGCAGTGTTATGATGAACCACGCTATTATGGACTGCGTGTGAATACAAATAAAATATCAGTAGAAGATTTTTTGAAGATTGCGCCATGGTCATTAACACCGGTTCCATGGATACCAAATGGATTTTATTATGATGGAGATAAAATACAGCCGTCGAAACATCCATATTATTTTGCCGGATTGTATTATCTTCAGGAGCCGAGTGCAATGACGCCTGCAAGCCGTATTCCGGTTGAACCAGGAGAACGTGTTCTGGATGTATGTGCTGCTCCCGGTGGAAAAGCTACAGAATTAGGAGCAAAATTAAAAGGAGAGGGTGTACTGATCGCCAATGATATCAGCAATTCAAGAGCAAGAGGGTTGCTCAAAAATCTGGAATTGTTTGGTATTGGAAATATGATGGTGATCAGTGAGGAACCGGGAAAACTTGTGGAATATTTTCCGGAGTATTTTGATAAAATACTGATTGATGCACCATGTTCCGGAGAGGGAATGTTCCGAAAAGATAAAAAGATGGTAAAAGCGTGGGAAGAGCATGGACCGGAGTTCTTCTCTAAATTGCAAAGAAGTATCATTACACAGGCAGCAGCGATGTTGAAACCGGGTGGAATGATATTGTATTCAACTTGCACGTTTGATCCGTTGGAAAATGAGAAAACAGTAGAATACCTGCTAGAGACATGTCCTGAGTTTAAAATTTGTGAAATGGAGGGATATGAGGGCTTCTGTGAAGGAATTCCGAAATATGTTGAAAATCATAGTGAGGAATATCGTAAGACAGTTCGTATTTTTCCACATAAGATGCAAGGCGAAGGCCATTATCTTGCTTTAGTAAAAAAAGGTGATGACAATGTAGAAGGAAAAAATGAAAAACCAGCAAAACCAAAAGAAGGGGTGAAAAAACTTCCAGAAGAACTGGAACAGTTTTTAAAGGAGCTGTCATGGGATATTGATAAATCTCGATTGGATATTCGCGAAGAGCGTGTTTACTATATGCCAGAGAATCTTCCGATGTTAAAAGGAGTGCGTTTCCTTCGTTCAGGACTTTTGTTAGGAGAAGTGAAAAAGAACCGTTTTGAGCCGAGCCAGGCACTGGCAATGTGTTTAAAAAAGGAGGAATATCCACGCATATTAGATTTGCCGGTGTCGGACGACAGAGTAATAAAATATTTAAAAGGGGAAACACTGGATGTAGAAGATATTACTTCAAGGAAAGAAAAAGGGTGGTATCTTGTCTGCGTGGACGGTTATCCGTTAGGTTTTGGAAAACTTGCAAACCAGACGTTGAAGAATAAATATCTTCCGGGTTGGCGTTGGATGTCATAA
- a CDS encoding RluA family pseudouridine synthase, whose protein sequence is MQELHVTANEAGQRLDKLLAKFLNQAPKSFLYKMMRKKNIVLNGKKCTGNEKLKQGDSIKLFFSDETIEKFSAGTYVTPKKEKINMLPIIYEDEQVLLMNKPVGVLSQKAKDSDVSAVEILINYLIETNQLSKEQFRTFHPSICNRLDRNTSGILVAGKTLPALQEMNRFFKERTIAKYYRCLVKGRVIKNEDYIKGYLVKDQKTNKVSITKKKTEEGVPIETEYCVIQSNDEVSLLEVHLITGKTHQIRAHLASIGHPIIGDYKYGDKQINEMYRQEYGLKSQLLHAYRLEMPSSDGSLAYLNDKKFVAELPDKFIKICKDKGVL, encoded by the coding sequence ATGCAAGAATTACATGTGACAGCGAATGAAGCAGGACAACGGTTGGATAAACTTTTGGCTAAATTTTTGAATCAGGCTCCAAAAAGTTTTCTATACAAAATGATGAGAAAAAAGAATATTGTCCTGAACGGAAAAAAATGTACAGGAAATGAGAAACTGAAACAAGGTGACAGTATAAAATTATTTTTTTCAGATGAGACAATAGAGAAGTTTTCAGCAGGAACTTATGTAACACCGAAGAAAGAAAAAATAAATATGCTTCCGATTATATATGAAGATGAACAGGTTTTGCTTATGAATAAACCAGTAGGTGTATTATCGCAGAAAGCAAAGGATTCCGATGTATCTGCAGTTGAGATATTGATAAATTATTTAATAGAAACAAACCAGCTTTCTAAAGAGCAGTTCAGAACCTTTCATCCATCCATTTGCAATCGTCTGGATCGGAATACAAGCGGAATTTTGGTGGCCGGAAAAACATTACCGGCACTTCAGGAGATGAATCGTTTCTTTAAAGAGCGTACAATTGCAAAATATTATCGGTGTCTTGTAAAAGGCAGAGTAATAAAAAACGAGGATTACATCAAAGGATATTTGGTAAAGGACCAGAAAACAAACAAGGTGAGTATAACAAAGAAAAAGACCGAAGAAGGTGTTCCAATAGAAACAGAATATTGTGTCATTCAGAGCAATGACGAAGTGAGTTTGCTGGAAGTGCATCTTATTACCGGAAAGACACATCAGATTCGAGCTCATCTTGCATCCATAGGACATCCTATTATTGGAGATTACAAATACGGGGATAAGCAGATCAATGAGATGTACCGACAAGAATATGGTCTAAAATCGCAGCTTTTACATGCATATCGTCTGGAAATGCCGTCATCGGATGGAAGTCTGGCATATTTAAATGATAAAAAATTTGTTGCCGAGCTTCCTGATAAATTTATTAAAATCTGTAAGGATAAGGGTGTGTTATAA